One part of the Candidatus Diapherotrites archaeon genome encodes these proteins:
- a CDS encoding 1-deoxy-D-xylulose-5-phosphate reductoisomerase, producing the protein METRNISLLGSTGSIGTQTLDIVDRNPGRYTIKTLSAHSNIELLKKQIEKFHPEAVGVVDEEKAEALKKEVGNQTHVYSGYAGLDELARWESADTLVTAVVGNIGLKPTLEGIYAGKKIALANKETLVSGGAVVMRAVKKAGVELVPIDSEHSAIFQCLKGETTKEVEKIILTCSGGPFRGKSWGDLEGVTKAQALNHPTWKMGGKITIDSATLMNKGFEVNEAMWLYDVPADKIEVVVHPQSIIHSMVEFVDRSIIAQIGSHDMRIPIQYALTHPQRLPLDLPRFDFVAAKEFTFENPDTTTFQCLQMGMEAAAQKGTVCCVLNAANDTSVDAFLNDRIEFLDIPRTIRKVMDKHANISQPSLEDVLAADEWARKETEKHLDGLQEQRNATAQST; encoded by the coding sequence ATGGAGACCAGGAACATCTCATTATTGGGCAGCACCGGAAGCATTGGCACGCAGACATTGGATATCGTAGATAGGAATCCGGGCCGATATACTATCAAGACGCTTTCCGCGCATTCCAATATCGAATTATTGAAAAAACAAATTGAAAAATTCCACCCGGAAGCCGTGGGGGTGGTGGATGAGGAAAAAGCGGAAGCCCTCAAAAAGGAAGTGGGAAACCAAACTCATGTTTATTCAGGCTATGCGGGATTGGATGAATTGGCCCGCTGGGAGAGCGCGGATACATTGGTCACCGCGGTCGTGGGAAACATCGGTTTGAAACCCACGCTGGAAGGCATTTATGCCGGGAAGAAAATTGCTTTGGCGAACAAGGAAACATTAGTGAGTGGGGGCGCCGTGGTGATGCGGGCCGTAAAAAAAGCAGGGGTGGAATTGGTGCCTATTGATTCAGAGCATTCGGCGATATTCCAATGCTTGAAAGGTGAAACCACTAAAGAAGTGGAGAAGATCATCCTCACCTGCTCCGGAGGCCCTTTCAGAGGAAAAAGTTGGGGGGATTTGGAGGGCGTCACCAAAGCCCAAGCCCTAAACCATCCCACTTGGAAGATGGGGGGAAAAATTACTATTGATTCAGCTACGCTCATGAATAAGGGATTTGAGGTGAACGAGGCCATGTGGTTGTATGATGTGCCTGCCGATAAAATTGAGGTGGTGGTGCACCCTCAATCCATCATCCATTCCATGGTGGAATTCGTGGACCGGAGTATAATAGCACAAATAGGAAGCCATGACATGCGGATCCCCATCCAGTACGCCCTGACCCATCCGCAACGCCTTCCCCTCGATTTGCCCCGGTTTGATTTCGTGGCAGCCAAGGAATTCACGTTTGAAAACCCGGATACAACGACCTTCCAATGCCTCCAGATGGGAATGGAGGCCGCCGCGCAGAAGGGAACGGTGTGTTGCGTGCTGAATGCCGCCAATGATACGAGTGTTGACGCGTTTTTGAATGATCGGATTGAGTTCCTGGATATCCCCCGCACCATCCGGAAAGTAATGGATAAACATGCCAACATTTCCCAACCCTCATTGGAGGATGTGCTAGCCGCGGATGAATGGGCACGGAAGGAAACGGAGAAGCACTTAGACGGGTTGCAGGAACAACGAAACGCGACCGCCCAATCGACGTGA
- the ispD gene encoding 2-C-methyl-D-erythritol 4-phosphate cytidylyltransferase has product MAVHAIICGGGSGTRMGGTTNKSFILLEGKPVIAYSLELFQNHPQITTITLAMHPEWVQETMRWINRLGITKMKRLVEGGKERQDSVRRALEAVGNAHPSSEDIILVHNAANPLVEEATITECIRAAHLHSASVAGYKVKDTIRKVGEDGKSISTVDRSGLWGMQTPQCIRYGVFVQAHKRAAEEGFLGTDDVQLVERLGIFPAVVDGGYENIKITTPEDILFAQQVIQRRKAKREAASEKDIN; this is encoded by the coding sequence ATGGCCGTGCATGCAATCATATGTGGTGGGGGCTCGGGCACCCGCATGGGGGGAACCACCAACAAATCCTTCATCCTATTGGAGGGAAAACCGGTCATTGCGTATTCTCTGGAGCTGTTCCAGAATCACCCCCAAATAACCACCATTACATTGGCCATGCATCCAGAATGGGTGCAGGAAACCATGCGCTGGATCAACCGGTTGGGCATCACCAAGATGAAACGCCTCGTGGAAGGAGGAAAAGAACGCCAGGACTCGGTGCGTCGGGCGTTGGAGGCGGTGGGAAACGCCCATCCGTCCTCGGAAGATATCATTCTGGTTCACAATGCCGCCAACCCTCTGGTGGAAGAAGCTACGATTACAGAATGCATCCGGGCCGCCCATTTGCATTCGGCGAGCGTGGCGGGGTACAAGGTGAAGGATACCATTCGAAAGGTGGGGGAGGATGGGAAATCGATTAGTACTGTGGATCGAAGCGGGTTATGGGGGATGCAGACCCCCCAATGCATCCGGTATGGGGTGTTTGTTCAAGCCCATAAGCGGGCCGCGGAAGAGGGGTTTTTAGGCACGGACGATGTGCAATTGGTGGAACGGTTGGGGATATTTCCAGCCGTCGTGGATGGCGGATATGAGAACATCAAAATTACCACGCCCGAAGATATCCTCTTCGCCCAGCAAGTTATCCAAAGGCGGAAGGCCAAAAGGGAAGCGGCGTCAGAAAAAGACATTAATTAA